The proteins below are encoded in one region of Candidatus Saganbacteria bacterium:
- a CDS encoding riboflavin synthase produces the protein MFTGIIEEIGSIKNTKAAAGLKSFEVGAKTVLSDLKKGDSIAVNGVCLTVVNKKRRSFIVEAVSPTLSDTTLDLLKTGDEVNLERALKASDRLSGHIVSGHVDGTATVKEVIRTSGSVKMVFSSGRNILSGIIKKGSVSINGISLTVAEIFRDSFSVVIIPFTMKNTTLAKLRIGDKVNIETDLVGKYASKAMKKKPDDEVESGVSLGLMLKDMIGRTGSQYECN, from the coding sequence ATGTTTACCGGAATAATAGAAGAGATCGGTAGTATCAAAAATACCAAGGCGGCTGCCGGGTTAAAATCATTTGAGGTCGGCGCAAAGACAGTACTGTCCGATCTGAAAAAAGGCGACAGCATCGCGGTCAACGGCGTATGCCTGACTGTCGTCAATAAAAAACGGAGATCATTTATTGTCGAAGCGGTATCCCCGACACTTTCAGACACGACATTAGATCTGCTTAAGACGGGCGATGAAGTGAACCTTGAAAGGGCGTTGAAAGCCTCGGACCGGCTTTCAGGCCACATCGTTTCGGGTCATGTCGACGGGACCGCAACTGTAAAGGAAGTCATAAGGACGTCAGGTTCTGTGAAGATGGTCTTTTCTTCCGGCCGGAATATCCTGTCCGGCATTATAAAAAAAGGATCTGTCTCTATTAACGGCATAAGCCTTACTGTGGCGGAGATCTTCAGGGATTCGTTTTCAGTCGTCATAATTCCTTTTACAATGAAAAACACCACGCTGGCAAAACTCAGGATAGGGGATAAAGTCAATATTGAGACAGATCTTGTCGGGAAGTATGCGTCCAAAGCCATGAAGAAAAAACCTGATGATGAAGTTGAAAGCGGCGTCAGTCTGGGTTTGATGCTGAAAGATATGATAGGGCGTACCGGGAGCCAATACGAATGCAATTAA
- a CDS encoding ABC transporter ATP-binding protein produces MVRVYFENVTKKFDNFVAVKDMSLEVKDREFLVLVGPSGCGKTTALRMAAGLEEVTEGKIYIGDKMVNDVPPKDRNIAMIFQNYALYPHMNVYDNMAFGLKLRKIPKKDIDRRVKEAANVLDLETMLDRLPKQLSGGQRQRVAVGRAIVREPAVFLMDEPLSNLDAKLRVQMRAELQRIYNKLKATIIYVTHDQVEAMTLGTRIAVILNGQLQQVDVPLQVYGYPINKFVAGFIGSPAMNFIKGKLDQAGEHIFFDSEDLKIVMPSDFNDILRPHVSHDVTFGIRPEDILSHPLPETKQQCQLEAKVDFRELMGSETYLYLKIGKTPLTARVDSLTDTKPGSQYCVYLNLKKMHVFDTDRQRSII; encoded by the coding sequence GTGGTAAGGGTATATTTTGAGAATGTGACAAAGAAGTTCGATAATTTTGTCGCTGTCAAGGATATGAGCCTTGAAGTAAAGGACAGGGAGTTTTTGGTGCTTGTGGGCCCCTCGGGATGCGGAAAGACAACTGCTCTCAGGATGGCGGCAGGACTTGAAGAGGTCACCGAAGGAAAGATCTATATAGGCGACAAGATGGTCAACGATGTCCCTCCCAAAGACAGGAATATCGCGATGATATTCCAGAACTATGCGCTTTATCCCCACATGAATGTCTATGACAATATGGCTTTCGGCCTTAAATTGAGGAAGATACCAAAAAAAGACATCGACAGAAGGGTCAAAGAAGCCGCGAACGTCCTCGATCTTGAGACGATGCTGGACCGGCTTCCGAAGCAGCTTTCCGGAGGGCAGAGGCAGAGGGTAGCCGTCGGACGGGCCATCGTAAGGGAACCAGCCGTATTTCTCATGGACGAGCCCCTGAGCAATCTTGACGCGAAACTACGCGTGCAGATGAGAGCGGAGCTCCAGAGGATCTATAATAAACTAAAAGCGACGATAATATACGTGACGCATGACCAGGTAGAAGCGATGACCCTCGGGACAAGAATAGCGGTCATCCTTAACGGCCAGCTCCAGCAGGTAGATGTTCCGCTTCAAGTTTACGGATACCCGATAAATAAATTTGTCGCAGGCTTCATCGGCAGTCCCGCGATGAACTTTATCAAGGGAAAGCTTGACCAGGCCGGAGAACACATCTTTTTCGATTCCGAGGACCTCAAGATCGTCATGCCGTCGGATTTCAATGACATATTAAGGCCTCACGTAAGTCATGATGTCACCTTCGGTATCAGGCCTGAGGATATACTGAGCCATCCTCTGCCTGAGACAAAACAACAGTGCCAGCTCGAGGCAAAAGTAGATTTCAGGGAGCTCATGGGATCGGAGACATATCTTTACCTGAAGATCGGAAAGACGCCTCTTACTGCCAGGGTGGATTCCCTGACCGATACAAAACCGGGAAGCCAGTATTGTGTCTATCTCAATCTTAAAAAGATGCATGTCTTTGATACGGACAGGCAAAGATCCATCATCTGA
- a CDS encoding divalent metal cation transporter, producing the protein MLFKKKNKNKNWNYWRLRLLIMFSVIGPGIITGTADNDAGGVATYSVAGAHFGYSMLWILIVITFMLYITQEMGARLGVVTGKGLGDLIRERIGLHTAVLILCLVFIANFSNILADVAGIASVADIYHIPRMIFVPVFVFFIWYIILKGSFNFVQNIFMTSCILFFCYIVNGFIARPDIPAMVQGSLVPVIKFNREFIFTATALIGTTLTVWGQFFVQSYFVDKGVDKKHLKTARMDVLFGAFWTDFVAYFIIISAAATLFAKGIRIENAADAAMALEPMLGAFSKHLFAWGLLNASLLGVSVISMGTAYAITEILGTERKVNSSFKEAPLFYTIIGFCLFASTLLVFLPNFPMIFVLTASQALNTVLLPFIFFVILKLINDKKLMGPYVNNRFSNILAWITIASFTVIASLMLYLNVF; encoded by the coding sequence ATGCTTTTTAAAAAAAAGAACAAGAATAAAAACTGGAATTATTGGAGATTAAGGCTTCTGATAATGTTCTCCGTGATAGGTCCGGGGATAATAACCGGCACAGCCGATAATGATGCGGGAGGCGTGGCGACATATTCAGTGGCAGGAGCGCATTTCGGCTACTCGATGCTTTGGATATTGATAGTCATAACCTTCATGCTCTATATAACACAGGAGATGGGTGCAAGGCTGGGTGTCGTAACGGGAAAGGGCCTGGGCGACCTCATAAGAGAGCGTATCGGACTCCACACTGCGGTGTTGATACTGTGCCTGGTCTTTATAGCCAATTTTTCGAACATCCTTGCGGACGTGGCGGGAATAGCTTCTGTGGCCGACATCTACCATATTCCCAGGATGATATTTGTGCCCGTGTTCGTGTTCTTCATCTGGTATATCATCCTTAAAGGCAGCTTCAACTTTGTCCAGAATATTTTTATGACCTCCTGCATACTTTTTTTCTGTTATATCGTCAACGGTTTCATCGCAAGGCCGGATATCCCCGCGATGGTGCAGGGAAGCCTGGTCCCGGTCATCAAATTTAACCGGGAATTCATATTTACGGCGACGGCACTGATAGGAACGACGTTAACAGTGTGGGGGCAGTTTTTTGTGCAGTCGTATTTTGTCGACAAGGGAGTGGACAAGAAACATCTTAAGACCGCAAGGATGGACGTCCTTTTCGGTGCATTCTGGACCGATTTCGTGGCTTATTTTATAATCATCTCGGCAGCAGCCACTCTTTTTGCAAAAGGTATCAGGATAGAGAACGCGGCTGACGCGGCGATGGCGCTCGAACCCATGCTCGGGGCGTTCTCAAAGCATCTTTTCGCGTGGGGACTTCTTAACGCGTCTCTGCTGGGCGTCAGCGTCATATCGATGGGGACGGCTTATGCGATCACCGAGATCCTGGGTACGGAGAGGAAGGTGAACTCATCGTTCAAAGAGGCCCCGTTATTTTATACAATAATAGGGTTCTGTCTTTTCGCGAGCACGCTGCTCGTTTTCCTGCCGAACTTTCCGATGATATTCGTGCTCACGGCTTCACAGGCGCTCAACACCGTGCTTCTGCCGTTCATCTTCTTCGTCATCCTGAAACTTATTAATGACAAAAAACTGATGGGCCCCTATGTGAACAACAGGTTCTCGAATATCCTGGCATGGATAACGATCGCGAGTTTCACCGTCATCGCTTCATTGATGCTGTACCTGAACGTATTCTAA
- the nusB gene encoding transcription antitermination factor NusB: MGKRSTSRRIAMQALYQIDISGAKPEEALENLFEDGISDETRKFSAELVQGTVGDIKKIDADIAKYSKDWPVSRMSVIDRNILRLAFYEITSEKGTPEAVAADEAVELAKKYGTARSAKFINGILGSLIKDVSKVVK, from the coding sequence ATGGGAAAACGCTCAACTTCAAGACGGATAGCGATGCAGGCACTGTACCAGATAGACATCTCCGGAGCAAAGCCCGAAGAAGCGCTGGAAAATCTGTTCGAAGACGGCATTTCAGATGAGACCAGGAAATTTTCCGCGGAACTGGTGCAAGGCACTGTCGGCGATATAAAAAAGATCGACGCGGACATAGCAAAATATTCAAAAGACTGGCCCGTCAGCCGCATGAGCGTGATCGACAGGAACATCTTAAGGCTTGCTTTCTATGAGATAACATCGGAAAAAGGGACACCGGAAGCAGTCGCGGCAGATGAAGCGGTGGAACTTGCAAAAAAATACGGGACCGCCAGGTCCGCGAAGTTCATAAACGGTATATTGGGCTCTCTTATAAAAGATGTATCAAAAGTCGTAAAATGA
- a CDS encoding CBS domain-containing protein produces MIYFTEMYASEMIGQTVIDRAEEKIGSVIDVVIEPGDQFPKVIGLLLKFGRGKKEKILLLSEINHIGRRLISANSSKDNIAFASIRENEMLLQRDLMDKQIVDIHGSKVVRVNDLKLAKIGMDIRLIAAEVGFKGIIRRLHLDKILLPLMAVFNIQLKDDLIGWNFVEPLQTDIARLKLVVPYQGVSKLHPADIANIISQVHIDEKTAIFSSLSTETAAEALHELEPRIQAYLIGILDSKKALSIIERMPSDEAADVLGDLPEEKASELLRLMKQKKAEEIQELLKHGEETGGGLMTTEFITISKDLTAQQTIEKIRELAPSCETVYYLYVVDEAQHLVGVLSLRSLIISKLDAPVSEIMKTKIITVHPEMSQKMVAEVISKYNLLAVPVVDKLNRLLGIVTVDDVIDFILPPLARRKRMSVG; encoded by the coding sequence ATGATCTATTTTACCGAAATGTATGCTTCAGAGATGATCGGTCAGACAGTGATCGACAGGGCCGAAGAAAAGATCGGCAGTGTTATCGACGTCGTCATCGAACCGGGCGACCAGTTCCCTAAAGTGATAGGACTTTTATTAAAATTCGGGCGGGGCAAAAAAGAAAAGATATTATTATTGTCAGAGATAAACCATATCGGAAGAAGGCTTATTTCAGCGAATTCCTCAAAAGACAATATTGCTTTTGCATCCATCAGAGAGAACGAGATGCTTCTGCAGCGCGACCTTATGGACAAGCAGATAGTGGATATCCACGGCTCCAAGGTCGTCAGGGTCAACGACTTGAAGCTCGCGAAAATAGGAATGGATATCAGGCTGATCGCAGCTGAAGTCGGGTTCAAAGGCATTATTAGAAGACTGCATCTCGACAAAATACTGCTTCCTCTGATGGCCGTGTTCAATATCCAGCTCAAGGATGACCTGATAGGCTGGAATTTTGTCGAGCCGTTACAGACAGATATCGCGCGGTTAAAGCTGGTCGTCCCGTACCAGGGGGTCTCAAAGCTCCACCCCGCGGATATTGCCAATATAATAAGCCAGGTTCATATCGACGAAAAAACGGCTATTTTTTCGTCATTGTCGACCGAGACCGCCGCGGAAGCCCTTCACGAGCTTGAACCCCGTATCCAGGCTTACCTGATCGGGATCCTTGACTCCAAAAAAGCGCTTTCCATAATCGAAAGGATGCCCAGCGACGAGGCTGCCGACGTGCTGGGAGACCTGCCTGAAGAAAAAGCGTCCGAGCTTTTGAGGCTCATGAAGCAGAAAAAAGCGGAAGAGATACAGGAGCTTTTGAAGCACGGAGAGGAGACCGGCGGAGGGCTCATGACGACGGAGTTCATAACTATATCGAAAGACCTTACGGCCCAGCAGACGATCGAAAAGATACGGGAGCTCGCGCCTTCATGCGAGACGGTCTATTATCTCTACGTGGTCGATGAAGCGCAGCATCTTGTCGGGGTCCTGTCGTTAAGGAGCCTGATAATATCAAAACTCGATGCTCCGGTCTCGGAGATCATGAAGACCAAGATCATAACCGTGCATCCGGAGATGAGCCAGAAGATGGTAGCCGAAGTGATATCAAAATACAATCTCCTTGCCGTGCCGGTCGTAGACAAACTTAACAGGCTGCTCGGCATCGTGACGGTGGATGATGTCATCGATTTCATACTGCCGCCGCTTGCGCGAAGGAAAAGGATGTCGGTAGGGTAA
- a CDS encoding lipoate--protein ligase family protein, with protein sequence MDRQSLSEDITKYDPQWNVIIDEKRTAQENMDIDADLYKNSISPTLRIFGWKSPSITVGYFLDIDKEIDTDKAKEKGVDIAKRPTGGGIAFHSKDDISYTVVAPLEALPKGLMASYMYISNIIAKALFTLGIKAEIKKTSLKNRQKGSNICFLDPLEYEITVGGRKLVGSAQKRGRDRLIQQGTVAVNGIPDNTADLLKKKFSIEGYRASSTDLASLAVKDLAFRHLADVLSGAFFVKTVK encoded by the coding sequence ATGGACAGACAATCTTTATCTGAAGACATTACAAAATATGATCCCCAATGGAACGTCATTATTGATGAAAAGCGTACTGCACAGGAGAATATGGATATCGATGCAGATCTGTATAAGAACAGCATTTCCCCGACACTCCGTATATTTGGCTGGAAAAGCCCGTCGATAACCGTCGGCTATTTCCTGGATATTGACAAAGAGATAGATACTGATAAAGCAAAAGAAAAAGGGGTCGATATTGCAAAAAGGCCGACAGGCGGAGGAATAGCTTTCCATTCCAAGGATGACATCTCATATACCGTTGTCGCTCCTTTAGAAGCTCTTCCGAAGGGGCTCATGGCATCATATATGTATATATCAAATATAATAGCTAAAGCCCTTTTTACGCTGGGGATAAAAGCGGAGATAAAGAAAACCTCTTTAAAGAACAGACAAAAGGGTTCAAACATCTGCTTTCTGGACCCTCTTGAGTACGAGATCACGGTAGGCGGACGCAAGCTGGTAGGCAGCGCGCAGAAAAGGGGCAGGGACAGGCTCATTCAGCAGGGGACTGTCGCGGTAAACGGCATTCCGGACAATACGGCTGATCTGTTAAAGAAAAAGTTCAGTATAGAAGGATACAGGGCTTCTTCGACAGATCTTGCTTCTCTGGCAGTAAAAGACCTCGCTTTCCGTCATCTGGCAGATGTGCTGTCCGGCGCATTTTTTGTAAAAACAGTGAAATAA
- a CDS encoding bifunctional 3,4-dihydroxy-2-butanone-4-phosphate synthase/GTP cyclohydrolase II, protein MQLKFDPVDNALKAFKNGNMIIVVDDKDRENEGDLVIAAEKATPESINFMISHGKGLVCVPMTEERLKTLEIDQMTGMNTESMTTAFTVSVDAAKKFGTTTGISPADRCRTIKVLIGKSSKPSDLTRPGHVFPLMAKNGGVLKRAGHTEAGVDIARMSGLTEAAVICEIIMPDGEMARGEDIIKFAKKYGLTVISIADLIKYRLKKENLIKKVSEARLPTGYGEFTISGYENILNGEHHIALVKGIVKGKKNVLVRVHSECLTGDVFKSCRCDCGEQLERSMEMVESEGQGVILYMKQEGRGIGLMNKLKAYELQDLGKDTVEANEALGFEADLRDYGIGAQILRDLGLSTIRLLTNNPKKIVGIEGYGLEVIKRIPIEIKPNRYNRKYLMVKSKKLGHILNKYKNVSSSITN, encoded by the coding sequence ATGCAATTAAAATTCGATCCTGTCGATAATGCCCTGAAAGCTTTCAAAAACGGTAATATGATCATCGTCGTCGATGACAAGGACAGGGAGAACGAAGGCGACCTGGTGATAGCCGCGGAAAAAGCGACGCCGGAATCAATAAATTTCATGATCTCCCACGGGAAGGGGCTAGTATGTGTCCCGATGACCGAGGAAAGACTTAAAACGCTGGAAATAGACCAGATGACCGGAATGAACACCGAATCGATGACGACCGCGTTCACGGTATCCGTGGACGCCGCGAAAAAATTCGGCACGACGACCGGCATTTCACCTGCTGACAGGTGCCGCACGATCAAAGTGCTTATCGGCAAGAGTTCAAAGCCGTCCGACCTTACAAGGCCGGGCCATGTGTTCCCGCTGATGGCAAAGAATGGCGGCGTGCTGAAAAGAGCGGGCCACACAGAGGCGGGCGTTGATATCGCGCGCATGTCGGGCCTGACAGAGGCGGCTGTGATATGCGAGATAATAATGCCCGACGGCGAGATGGCAAGAGGCGAAGATATCATAAAGTTCGCGAAAAAATACGGCCTTACCGTGATATCCATAGCGGACCTCATCAAATACCGCTTAAAAAAAGAGAACCTGATAAAAAAAGTAAGCGAGGCCAGGCTCCCGACCGGATACGGGGAGTTCACGATATCGGGTTATGAAAATATACTGAACGGCGAACATCATATCGCGCTTGTAAAAGGCATCGTAAAAGGGAAAAAGAACGTGCTTGTAAGGGTCCATTCCGAATGCCTGACAGGAGACGTGTTCAAAAGCTGCAGGTGCGACTGCGGGGAGCAGCTTGAAAGATCGATGGAGATGGTCGAATCTGAGGGTCAGGGCGTGATATTATATATGAAACAGGAAGGCCGCGGTATCGGGCTGATGAACAAACTTAAGGCATACGAGCTTCAGGACCTTGGAAAAGATACCGTAGAAGCGAACGAAGCTCTCGGTTTTGAGGCTGATCTAAGGGATTATGGTATAGGGGCTCAGATACTGAGGGACCTCGGGCTTTCCACAATAAGGCTTTTGACCAATAATCCGAAAAAGATAGTGGGAATAGAGGGTTACGGACTGGAAGTTATAAAAAGGATCCCGATAGAGATCAAGCCGAACAGGTATAATAGAAAGTATCTTATGGTAAAATCTAAAAAGCTGGGCCATATCCTGAACAAATATAAAAATGTAAGCTCAAGTATCACAAATTAA
- the gcvPB gene encoding aminomethyl-transferring glycine dehydrogenase subunit GcvPB has translation MQNEPLIFELSSGGRSSDLLPEISDKASQSIPQKFLREKPPLLPEISEVDLVRHFTNLSRRNFGVDTGFYPLGSCTMKYNPKINEEVASLEGFSDIHPLEDESRVQGTLELLYNFEKYMCSIFGFDAFTLAPAAGAHGELTAVLMAKKYFRKKGQLRRNKVLIPDSAHGTNPSSAGLAGFEVVSVKSDKNGGVDITELKRLAGPDTALMMLTNPNTLGLFDRNILEIADIVHKAGALFYMDGANANAILGKVKPTSLGFDMAHINLHKTFSTPHGGGGPGSGPVGVTKELEPFLPVPRIMKDKDKFIIKEKGFDPSIGKVSAFYGNVGVIIKAYAYIRSLGGEGLKAVSENAVLNANYIMNALKKYYFLPYERTCQHEFVISAKWQKEKHGIKALDIAKRLIDYGFHPPTIYFPLIVEEAMMIEPTETESKETLDKFIDAMISIAKECENDPELVKSAPHSTVVGRLDEVKAVKDLNVRYKG, from the coding sequence ATGCAAAACGAACCGTTGATATTCGAGCTAAGTTCCGGAGGAAGATCGTCGGATCTGCTGCCGGAAATATCAGATAAAGCCTCTCAGAGCATACCGCAAAAGTTCCTCCGGGAAAAACCGCCCTTGCTCCCTGAAATAAGCGAAGTCGACCTTGTCAGGCATTTCACGAACCTTTCAAGGAGGAACTTCGGAGTGGACACGGGTTTTTATCCCCTTGGCTCCTGTACGATGAAATACAACCCTAAGATAAATGAAGAAGTGGCCAGCCTCGAAGGTTTCTCGGATATTCATCCTCTTGAAGATGAAAGCAGAGTGCAGGGCACGCTGGAGCTCCTTTATAATTTCGAAAAATACATGTGTTCCATATTCGGCTTTGACGCTTTCACCCTTGCTCCGGCTGCCGGGGCACACGGAGAGCTGACAGCGGTCCTCATGGCAAAAAAGTATTTCAGGAAAAAAGGACAGCTCCGGAGAAATAAAGTCCTTATCCCCGATTCAGCGCACGGCACGAACCCTTCGAGCGCGGGGCTGGCGGGATTTGAGGTAGTGAGCGTAAAGTCTGATAAGAACGGCGGTGTGGATATCACAGAACTAAAAAGACTTGCGGGCCCGGATACCGCGCTGATGATGCTGACGAACCCGAACACGCTCGGGCTTTTTGACAGGAATATACTCGAGATAGCGGATATCGTCCACAAAGCGGGCGCATTGTTCTACATGGACGGCGCTAATGCGAACGCAATACTTGGCAAAGTGAAACCGACATCTTTGGGATTCGATATGGCGCATATAAATCTTCACAAGACATTTTCAACGCCGCATGGCGGCGGAGGCCCGGGTTCAGGTCCGGTCGGCGTCACGAAGGAACTCGAACCGTTCCTTCCGGTCCCGAGGATAATGAAGGATAAAGATAAATTCATCATCAAAGAAAAAGGTTTTGATCCGTCCATAGGTAAAGTGTCAGCTTTTTACGGCAACGTTGGGGTCATCATCAAGGCATACGCGTACATCCGCTCGCTCGGGGGCGAAGGATTAAAGGCGGTCTCGGAGAACGCTGTCCTAAACGCGAACTATATAATGAACGCACTGAAAAAATATTATTTCCTGCCATATGAAAGGACCTGCCAGCACGAATTCGTCATCTCGGCGAAATGGCAGAAGGAAAAACACGGTATAAAAGCCCTGGACATCGCAAAAAGGCTGATAGACTACGGGTTCCATCCGCCGACGATCTATTTTCCCCTTATTGTGGAAGAAGCAATGATGATCGAGCCGACAGAGACGGAAAGCAAAGAGACGCTTGATAAATTCATCGATGCGATGATCTCGATCGCGAAGGAATGCGAGAATGACCCTGAGCTAGTAAAAAGCGCTCCGCACTCGACAGTGGTCGGCAGGCTCGATGAAGTAAAAGCAGTAAAAGACCTCAACGTCCGCTATAAAGGCTGA
- the accC gene encoding acetyl-CoA carboxylase biotin carboxylase subunit yields the protein MFEKILVANRGEIAIRVIRACREMGIKSVAVYSEADKDSLHARLADESYCIGPAVPASSYLNIPRIISTAEVCGAQAIHPGYGFLAENAKFAEICAAHNIVFIGPSPSSIESMGDKATAKQCAMRSGVPTVPGSEGIIKDPNEALRIAKKIGFPVVIKATAGGGGRGMRVVKAEADFLALMSTAQTEAGAAFGNSDIYVEKFIEQPKHVEIQILADAFGNVVYLGERDCSVQRRHQKLVEESPCAVLNEKTRKKMGEAAVRLAKAVKYCSAGTVEYLLDKNGNYYFMEMNTRVQVEHPVTEMVTSVDILKEQISIAALEKMRLRQSDIKIRGHAIELRINAEDPDKNFMPSPGQIKEYIIPGGPGVRIDSLAYAGCRILPNYDSLIAKLIVWAPSRDEAIARAKRCLDEFIITGIKTTIPFHKKVMDNEAFKRGEVYTDFISANLEP from the coding sequence TTGTTCGAAAAAATACTGGTGGCCAACAGGGGTGAGATCGCGATCCGCGTCATCCGTGCATGCAGGGAAATGGGAATAAAATCCGTTGCAGTGTACAGCGAAGCCGATAAAGACTCGCTCCACGCAAGACTAGCCGATGAATCTTACTGCATCGGCCCGGCGGTACCGGCTTCAAGCTATCTCAATATCCCGAGGATAATCTCTACCGCAGAAGTGTGCGGAGCGCAGGCGATACATCCGGGATACGGGTTCCTTGCCGAAAATGCAAAGTTCGCCGAGATATGCGCGGCACACAATATAGTCTTCATAGGACCAAGCCCTTCTTCAATAGAATCGATGGGTGATAAAGCCACGGCAAAACAATGCGCTATGAGGTCCGGAGTGCCTACTGTCCCGGGTTCGGAAGGAATTATAAAAGACCCTAACGAAGCCCTGAGGATCGCGAAAAAGATCGGGTTTCCCGTTGTGATAAAAGCAACCGCGGGAGGCGGCGGCAGAGGGATGAGGGTTGTCAAGGCAGAAGCGGATTTTCTTGCTCTTATGAGCACGGCGCAGACAGAGGCGGGAGCCGCTTTCGGCAATTCCGATATTTACGTAGAAAAATTTATCGAACAGCCCAAGCACGTCGAGATACAGATACTGGCCGATGCTTTCGGCAATGTGGTCTATCTGGGAGAAAGGGACTGCTCCGTGCAGAGAAGGCATCAAAAACTCGTGGAAGAATCGCCGTGCGCGGTCCTGAACGAGAAGACAAGAAAAAAGATGGGCGAAGCTGCCGTCCGGCTGGCAAAAGCAGTCAAGTACTGCAGCGCGGGAACGGTGGAATATTTGCTGGACAAAAACGGGAATTATTATTTCATGGAAATGAATACAAGGGTGCAGGTGGAGCATCCGGTCACAGAAATGGTAACCTCGGTCGATATCCTGAAAGAACAGATATCGATAGCCGCTCTTGAGAAGATGCGCCTGAGGCAGTCCGATATTAAAATAAGAGGCCACGCGATAGAACTGAGGATAAACGCGGAAGATCCCGATAAGAATTTCATGCCTTCGCCCGGCCAGATAAAAGAGTATATTATCCCGGGCGGCCCCGGAGTAAGGATCGACAGCCTCGCCTATGCGGGATGCAGGATACTGCCTAATTATGATTCGTTGATAGCAAAACTTATCGTCTGGGCGCCGAGCAGGGACGAGGCGATAGCACGCGCAAAGCGCTGCCTGGACGAATTCATAATAACGGGCATCAAGACCACTATACCCTTCCACAAAAAAGTCATGGATAATGAGGCGTTCAAAAGAGGCGAAGTCTACACTGATTTCATCTCCGCCAACTTAGAGCCTTAA
- the ribE gene encoding 6,7-dimethyl-8-ribityllumazine synthase, whose translation MKVKEGALEAKGLKFSIIVSRFNEFISKGLLEGALDCLKRHGATEASIEVVWVPGAFEMPLVAKKVAEKSKPNAVICLGAVIRGGTSHFDYVASEVSKGIAKVSLDTEIPVIFGVLTTDNLEQALERAGGKPGNKGWAAALSAIESANLLKQI comes from the coding sequence ATGAAGGTAAAAGAAGGCGCGCTGGAAGCAAAGGGGCTGAAGTTCTCGATAATCGTGAGCCGTTTCAATGAGTTCATTTCAAAAGGCCTGCTTGAGGGGGCTCTTGACTGCCTGAAAAGGCACGGTGCAACTGAAGCATCCATCGAAGTCGTGTGGGTGCCGGGGGCTTTTGAGATGCCGCTCGTGGCAAAAAAAGTCGCGGAAAAGTCCAAGCCGAACGCGGTGATATGCCTGGGAGCCGTGATAAGGGGAGGGACTTCCCATTTTGACTATGTAGCGTCCGAAGTGTCCAAAGGGATAGCAAAAGTATCTTTAGATACGGAGATCCCTGTGATATTCGGCGTGCTTACAACTGATAATCTGGAACAGGCCCTGGAACGCGCGGGAGGCAAACCCGGTAACAAAGGATGGGCGGCCGCGCTGTCAGCCATCGAATCCGCGAATTTATTGAAACAAATATAG